In the genome of Hyphobacterium sp. CCMP332, one region contains:
- the pyk gene encoding pyruvate kinase, with translation METSYNRTKIIATVGPASSSKEKLVELVKAGVDVFRLNFSHGSHKDHMVVIKNINEINREYGTHISILQDLQGPKIRIGEVENGEVIINPGDKLTISTEKIIGNAKKVFTTYTQIYKDVQPGEGILVDDGKIELKVLEVDKKKKEIHTEVIYGGPLRSKKGINLPSTKISLPSLTEKDLEDLEFGLKNNIDWIALSFVRHADDVKDLRKKIKAKDSNAKIISKVEKPEAIENIDEIIDVSDAIMVARGDLGVEIYMEEVPIVQKMIAKKCKYAAKPVIIATQMMESMIENPRPTRAETNDVANAVLDGADVLMLSGETSVGKYPIQTVISMSRTIQSVEENADIYYKHYALNEESDTFVHDSVISMSVRLAEITDAKAITGMTFSGYTGFRLSGHRPKSHIFIFTANKSILSTLNLLWGVRGIYYDKFESTDDTIEDLEKILVEQGYLSKGDVYINTASMPMYKKLRTNMVKLSIVE, from the coding sequence ATGGAAACTTCATATAATCGGACCAAGATTATTGCAACCGTTGGCCCAGCGAGTAGCAGTAAAGAAAAATTAGTTGAACTTGTAAAGGCCGGTGTCGATGTATTTCGATTAAACTTTTCTCATGGTTCACATAAAGATCACATGGTCGTAATTAAAAATATCAATGAAATTAACAGGGAATACGGTACACATATAAGTATTCTTCAGGACTTACAGGGGCCAAAGATCAGGATTGGGGAGGTAGAAAACGGAGAAGTCATTATAAACCCTGGTGATAAACTCACCATTTCCACTGAAAAAATAATCGGTAATGCTAAAAAAGTATTTACTACATACACCCAAATTTATAAGGATGTACAACCCGGAGAGGGTATTTTAGTAGACGATGGAAAAATTGAACTCAAAGTTTTAGAAGTTGATAAAAAGAAAAAAGAAATACACACGGAGGTGATTTACGGTGGCCCTTTGCGATCCAAAAAAGGGATTAATCTTCCAAGTACAAAGATATCTCTTCCCTCACTGACTGAAAAAGATTTGGAAGATCTAGAATTTGGACTTAAAAATAATATTGACTGGATTGCGCTTTCATTTGTACGACATGCAGATGATGTAAAAGATCTTAGAAAAAAAATAAAAGCTAAGGACAGCAATGCCAAGATCATCTCCAAAGTTGAGAAACCTGAGGCGATTGAGAACATTGATGAGATCATTGATGTATCGGATGCCATAATGGTAGCCAGGGGAGATTTGGGTGTGGAAATATATATGGAAGAAGTTCCCATCGTTCAAAAAATGATTGCCAAAAAATGCAAATACGCAGCAAAGCCGGTGATTATTGCCACTCAAATGATGGAAAGCATGATCGAGAACCCTAGACCCACGCGTGCGGAAACCAATGACGTGGCCAATGCGGTATTGGATGGTGCCGATGTTTTAATGTTAAGCGGAGAAACCTCAGTTGGAAAGTATCCTATTCAAACTGTCATTAGTATGAGCCGTACCATTCAGTCGGTTGAAGAAAATGCCGATATATATTATAAGCATTATGCCTTAAATGAGGAGTCCGACACTTTTGTTCACGATTCGGTAATCTCCATGTCGGTTCGTTTGGCTGAAATTACCGATGCCAAAGCCATTACCGGAATGACTTTTTCCGGATATACGGGATTTAGACTTTCAGGCCACAGACCCAAATCTCATATATTTATTTTCACGGCCAATAAATCAATATTGAGTACTCTTAACTTACTTTGGGGCGTTCGCGGCATCTATTACGATAAATTTGAATCAACTGATGATACCATTGAGGATCTTGAAAAGATATTGGTAGAACAAGGCTATTTGAGCAAAGGTGATGTATATATCAATACTGCAAGTATGCCGATGTACAAAAAATTGCGTACCAATATGGTAAAACTGAGTATTGTCGAGTAA
- a CDS encoding IPExxxVDY family protein has protein sequence MAKKYKLDIAYEWNGVLLAMVCPWPDYKLAWKLSKELGIELARKKDWQILFKEDKKNSYPLYQFNNEYTTFRLLKNRAYQIEYSEQALLLPELKDFDYLFLIETEAEINFDAINQRIRNIDSIQLLKSFNPETLKSKHNIAF, from the coding sequence ATGGCGAAAAAGTATAAATTGGACATCGCTTATGAATGGAATGGGGTTTTGCTCGCAATGGTATGCCCCTGGCCCGATTATAAATTAGCTTGGAAATTATCAAAAGAGCTTGGAATAGAACTAGCCAGAAAGAAAGATTGGCAAATTCTTTTTAAAGAAGATAAAAAAAACTCCTATCCGCTTTATCAATTCAATAATGAATACACTACTTTTAGGCTTTTAAAAAACAGGGCATATCAAATAGAGTACAGTGAACAAGCTTTGCTTTTGCCCGAACTAAAGGATTTTGATTATCTATTTTTAATTGAAACTGAGGCAGAAATTAATTTTGATGCCATAAATCAACGAATAAGGAATATAGACAGCATTCAATTGCTCAAATCATTCAATCCTGAAACGCTAAAATCAAAACACAATATAGCTTTTTGA